TATTTGAACGAGCAAAAACCCAGTCTGCCCTGCGGGccatgctcttcatcaaGGCGAATTACCCCAAGGAAAAGTTCCAGTCGACGCTGCACTTCCTGCTGCACCGGTTCTGGACGCCACCCAACGCTGATGTCGTTGACGAAGCTAGCCTCAGGACATTGCTTGCCGAAGCAACTGAGACGCCTGACGGGGGAGCAAAGTTGTTCACTGAAGCGGATGTCACTCGTATCATGGACGGCAGggcagccatgaagaagaagctggcgGAGGATACGGGCAAGGCTGTTGAGTCGGGCGCATTTGGATGCCCCTGGTTCCTGGTGACGAACTCCAAGGGCGAGACCCAACCCGTCTTCGGAAGCGATAGGTACGTTTGGTCACTGTTTCGAGAGTTGAGGCGTGTTTATTGACGTTCTTAGGTTCAACCATATTTATATGCACCTTGGTATCCAGTTCCAAGATGTTGCCGTGTTGGCTCCATCATCGTCCAAATTGTAAATGTACAGAATATAGCTATGAGAAAATACATCACAATTTCACATTTTATTATCCATATTCGTATTGTAGCGTGACAGTGTAAATAATTAGAAACAGTCACACATGCCGACATATCCACTCTTATTCACCACCCACTCACCAAAAATCACCACTCATCTCACCCCACGCAGCAGAcctcactcactcactcacatcaccaccctcacaATGCAGCCCGAACTAACGctcatcgtcgccgccaCGCGCAGCATGGGCATCGGCCTCAACGGCACCATGCCATGGACCGGCCTCCGCAAAGAAATGCAGTATTTCGCGCGTGTCACGACGCGACTTCCACCCCAGGTACCCCCGCCCAAaatccaaccaccaccatcaacactaACCGAGCAAAGGCCCctcccaactccatcaacgCAGTGATAATGGGCCGCAAAACATGGGAATCCATCCCCCCGAAATTCAGACCCCTAAAGAACCGCCTCAATATCGTCATCTCCCGCTCCCACACTTCTGCTTTGCCCGGCGACTTTTCACCCTCTGAGCCCGTGAGGGTGTCGTCGCTGGAGCAGGCTATTCAGTTTGCGAGACATCCTCGTATCAGTAGGGTGTTTGTCATGGGCGGGGGCCAGATATACGATGCGGCGCTGAAGATGGACGCCGCGAAGAGGGTGTTGCTGACGAGTATTGAGAAGGAGTATGAGTGTGATACTTTTTTTGGTGTGAACCTTGAGGGGGATGAGGGTTGGCGGAGGAAGGGGGTTGATGAGTGGAGGGAGTGGACGGGGGAGGAGGGCGATGggaaggaagaggaggctggtgttggataTGAGTGGCAGATGTGGGAGAGGGTGTAGATGGTTTTATGTTGTGGGAGGAAGGAAGAGCGTTGGATCTGATATTAACACTGGACATGTTGTACAAATTCATGTGGGAGTACTGGGTCTGATATGAATCCTGAAATTTTTTTACATGTTCATGTCAGAGGGAATAGAAGCGCATTGGATCATAGGAATGAAACTAGAATACCATATTGTACAAGTGTAATGCTACTGTACGAAATACACAACAGAAGTTGGGATACCATCTGTCCAATATACAAGAATTCACCACCTCGTCACACCCACCCCCTACGCCTTCTCATTCGCAACCTCCCCCTCAAAAGCCTTCTTAAACGGCTCCTCCAACCTCCTCCAAAACACATCCACCGGCTTCCCCAAGATATCGCCCGCCCTCTGCGGAAAATCCACATCactcgccgcctccaacgaCGCCAAACTCGACCTCATCCACCCGACGATTGCGCACAACGCCCGCGGATCAACCTCCGGCGCCCCCTTGAACAAGTTTCTCCAAACTGCACTCGCAAGAATCGCATCACCCTTGATGAGGCCCTCGTCATACGCGAGCAGCAGCCCCCGCCACTGGACAAAAATATCCTTCAGGTACCGCTGGCGGAGGGCGCTGGACGTGATGCTGTGGTCGAGGTGCATCTTCTTTTCGcagtcgaagaagaagtggTCGAcgagctgttgctgccagTTGCGGAAGGTGTCGCGCTCGAAGCATCGGACCCGTGCTTGGAGGAGGTAGAGATGCAGCATGGTTACGTGGGACCAGGTGCTGAAGCTGGGTTGCAGGCCGAATGCTGATTTTCTTGTTAGGTTGTTCTTGAAAAGAGGGCAGAGGGTAAAACGTACTCTTGTGCCAGACATTGTCGGGGTCTATGGGTGTTCCTAGTTCTTCGCCGTCTTCTAACCGCACGACTTGGTCGTTGTTGCGCGCCTCTTCGGTGATGTGATAGTCTGCGGGTTGGGCGCACAGCTTGTACAGCTTCTCGGAGGCGCCTAGTACGCGGTATGATTCTCCTAGTGAGGAGCCTATGCCTAGGATTCGTCTTTGCGGGCTGGTGCTGAAGAATCGTGTCGGTACGGCGGACGATGAGCTTGTCGGTCGTAGAAAGTTCAGGGTCCTCGTAGGGGCGGCTCTGGAGGACGTGCGCATTGCTGCGCGTAGGAGCGTCCGGGTTTGTAATCTGCACGATTCGCAGGCCATGGTTGTTTCACGCCCGATTCTCTCGGCGAGAGGACTTCTTCAAGGTGGGTTGCGTGGTTGCGCCCTCTAAATGCAGCTTGGTCCTGGTTGCGAGTTATGGTCGATGGACTTTTTTTCGAAGGTCCCGAGAAATTGTTTGACACGCGGGTCGGTCCAAAGTGGTCCGTGCGTCAGCCGCATCCAATGTCTATGACGGCTATTACATCGTGAATTTGAGCTATACGCATTTCAACTAATCAATCACTGGATTTTTTGTAGAATTGTTGTGGCTTTACTAGCGTGTCTAAATGTGGTTTTATATGGGTATGGTACATGTAATATTACAGTGTCCTTTTATTCCGAGTGGTACATCCCTTCCATAGTTTACACCTTTGAGAACACCAAGCTACTGTTCGTCCCGCCAAATCCAAAGCTATTGCTCATTGCCACTTGGACTTTCTTCTCTTGAGCCGTTAAAGGgacaaagttgaagttgatgccgaCGTCGGGCTTGTGTAGGTTTCGTGTAGCTGGAACAACGCCCTGCAAATGAGTTAGCTCCCTTCTAATGCCCTCGTTGATGGTCAACTAGACTGACCTCGTGAATGGAAAGAATTGCAAAAAGAGCCTCAATtgctccagcagcacccAATAAGTGCCCAATTGCTCCTTTGGTGCTGCTCACCGTGACCTGTGACTCAGTCGCTACTCCCTCTTCGCCCAGCATGATCCTTCGAATGGCCGCCGCTTCTGCTATGTCTCCCACTTGTGTACTGGTTGCGTGGGCATTTATGTAGTCAACGTCAGATGGTTTCAACCCGGCATTCTTCAACGCGCGCTTCATGGACAGAAACGCTCCTTGGCCATCTTCTCGAGGTGCCGTCATATGATATGCATCCCCGCTACACCCGTAACCCCTGACTTCTGCGTATATTCGAGCCCCTCTGGCTTTAGCATgctccaactcttccagGATACAAACGgcagctccttcagcaaCGACAAAGCCATTTCGGTCTGCGTCAAAAGGTCGACAGCTGCCGGGTGGGTTGTCATTGTAGGCCGTGGCCAACGACCTTGCTCTGCCAAAGCCGGCAAATGTCAGGGGGTGAAGACATGCCTCGGAGCCGCCAGCTACCATGACGTCTGCATCTCCCATGGCGATGAATCTTGAGGCATCGCCTATTGAATGTGCGCCAGTTGTGCAAGCCGTAGTGGCGGCGTGGTTTGGTCCCTGGAACCCGTACTTCATGGCGATGTGgccagcagccaggttgaTTAGGATCTTTGGAACAAAGAGAGGCGAAACCTTCTTGTAACCCTTGTCAATGACAGTTAGTGTCCTGTTCATCTTGTGCACCACGGAGGTTAATATTTATCCACTCACATCAGCGTGGTGCGCCAGGCTGGTATCGTATATCTCGTCCAAATTGCCGATGCCGCTTCCCAAGCAGACACCAGTAGCCTCTAGATCTTCCAACTTGGTTGCGTCCCATCCTGCATCCTTTAGCGCCATATCACTCGCCGCGATGGCATATTGCGTGAATGTAGACATTCGCCTCCGGTCCGAAGCGCTGAGCCAGTCTGCTGACCTCCAttggccttcttgatctCCCGTTGGGACGACGCCGGCAACGGTACTTGTCAATTCCTTCCATCTTGCAAGCGGTTGTCGCGAAGCAACACTGACAATGCCGGATTCGCCAGCGAGCAATCGGTTCCAGGTCTGCCGAATGCCTACCCCGAGGGGAGTGACGGCGCCAAGACCTGTTACTACCACGCGGCGCATGACAGTGCCGATTTCATGTTGGAGGTGCGAGTGTCAAAATAAAGCGCCGGCAGGGGAGCGGAATATAATACCAGCGCGGGTCAGGAGCAGTCCGGGGTGTCACAAGGCGTTTCTGCTGTAATAAGCGAGGTGGGTAATTCGACGTCAAGCAAGCTCAGGAGCTATTTTGAAGTTGTCACGAAGATATTGATGTGTGTCCAAGCTGCTTGTGCTTTCACCATGCACATGCACGAAAGACAGGCATTCATGGCTGGGATGCCAAGATTCCGGCGGCCTGGTGCTGACCAATGGCGTCTTACAGGTGGCCACTAGCGACTGCATCGCCTATTGGGGGTCGGCAAGTCGCTGCTCGCTCACTATTCATCCAGCATGTAGCGCCTGGAGCCCCACATCCACAGCTGCCCGCCCCTAGAGACTCCCcaagagacaccagacgggccaggccagactggaccagcTGGAGACGGGGAGGCGCTTGAGGCTAGTTGGCTTCGGGCTTATTGAGGACAGACTCAATGTGAAACACAATTGCCATGGCTTTTTGTCCATGAAATGCTTCTCAAcacaacttgacttgacactcCCAATTTCACGGCCATTATCTACATCTACACTTCCGCATCCTGTCCGTCAGACGCTGCTAGAGTAGAAGCCCAGCTCATTTCGCTTCATCACTTCCATCCGCGCTGACTGCACCAAGGGACAACAATCCAATCCAGATTCCAGACCAGGGGCATCACGAGTCACGGCAACTGGCCAAACATTCAGGAACAGACCAGATCCTATGTCTCACCCACTCACACTCTGAATAATTTGCAAgtcagtacggagtacacgCCTCGATTGGCCACAGTTTGCTGCATCTCGCATGCTACAGGTCACATGGTCATAAGCTTGATCAAATTTAGCCGCCATACTCGATATCTGCTCCGACATCACAAACCTGTTGAACTTGAGACCTCAAATATCatacatcaacaacacccCAAAGAGCAATCTGGCTACAAATTGACCGCCATGCCGACTTGACCGAGGACAAACAACCAACTTCGCCACACTTTGATATCGCGCCGCCATCCACGGCACTGTCTACCGCCATGGGTGCCGAAGATGGCCTGCGGCGGCAAAGCGCTGAATCCAGCGGGTTCgatgttggagaaggacCAAGCTCAAGGCATTCGTTTTCAAATCAGCGCTCCGCATCCATAGAAGGGTTAAAAGAGCACATGTTTAACTGGAACGAGGATCACCATGATGTCGATGACGACCAAACATCTGAGCGTGAGCTCCTGATGGACCCGGTTTTCccggatgatgaggacggcgAGGTCATTGAGATGGGGGCCCGAGGTGCGAGGAAGAGACACGAGGAAGATGACTCTCCGTACCCCGAGGTTCGAGCAGCTGTGCGAAACTATGACGAGGACGTGCCTTGTAACACTGTCAGGGCTTGGGTCATCGGCCTGAGTCTAGTCGGGGTTGGGGCCTCTATGAACACGCTCTTTTCCTTACGGCAGCCATCAATCTCGATTGGTCCTCTTGTGGCGCAGATTATTGCATGGCCAATAGGTCATGCATGGGCTCGATTTATGCCTGAGAGAAATTTCACAGTTTTTGGTTCTACATGGACGTTAAACCCGGGTCCTTTCAATATCAAAGAACACTCCATCATTGGGGTCATGGCTAGCGTGTCATTTTCGGTAGCATATTCGACTGATATTATCCTTGCGCAGCGCATCTTTTATAAGCAGGATTTTGGAATCTTCTTTCAGCTTCTACTCACCATCTCAACCCAATCCCTGGGGTACGGGATCGCTGGTACAATGCGAAAATTTTTGGGTACGTCCGTCATTTATATCTCGGCCCATACATACTGATAATAACTACAGTTTATCCTGCCTCCATGATATGGCCGGCGAATCTCGTGGCCGTAACAATGATGAACGCCATGTATGACAAGAATGAAGTGCGAGACCCCTCCGTCTTGGGTGGTAGCATGCCCAGATACCGATGGTTCTTTCTCGTCACTGTCGTCGCGTTTATATACTACTTTATCCCTGGGTTTCTGGCCCAATGCTTGAGCGTGTTCGCGTTTGCCACCTGGCTCGCGCCTCAGAATCCTGTCGTCAACCAACTATTTGGTGGTACGACGGGATTATCTCTGCTTCCCATCACATTTGACTGGACCCAAATCTCCGGCTGGGTTGGATCACCGCTCATCCCACCTTGGTAAGACTAACCGGCACTGTTTTTGATAATGGTGAATACTAATTCCTCCAGGTATGCAATCGCAAATACCTTGATCGGTGTGGTTGTCTTTTATGTCATTGGATGTTCTGCGCTTCATTTCTCAGGGGCATGGTACGCCGAGTTTCTACCCATGAGCGACCCAAATACATACGACAACACTGGTGCTCCCTACAACACGTCTCGAGTCCTCAACAAGGACTACACTCTGGATGCAGAAGCGTATGAGAAGTACTCGCCACTATTTATCAGGTATGCATTGGGTGAATCAAATGACCAAACATTTGCTAAATAACTATGCCAGCACCACATTTGCCATGTCCTATGGTCTGTCTTTTGCTGCCATTTCGTCTCTAGTTGTATATACATATCTCCACAACGGCAAGCAAATCTGGAAACAGTACCAGAACAGCTCCAGCGAGAAGCCGGACATTCATATGAaattgatgaagaagtaCAAGGAGGCCCCAGACTGGTGGTACATGGGCCTTTTTGTTGTGGTAGGTCTGATTGTTGCACGTAGTGAGAATGGCTATCTAACTAAGACTGCAGATGCTTGCCATGGGCTTGTTCACCGTATTGGCGTATCCTACCAAACTCGCATGGTGGGCATTTCTTCTCGCTGTGGCCATATCCTTTGGGTTTTCGTTACCAATTGGCATTATCGAAGCAGTCACAAATAATCGCATTGGTCTGAATGTCCTTACTGAATTTATTTTTGGATATATCCAGCCAGGACGACCACTGGCACTAATGATGTATGTTCGCCGAGATTCCCGCCATGACAGCGTGCCTAACAAGACTCTAGTTTCAAAACATTTGGCTACATCACCATGTAGGTGAATATTCATCCTGTGTATCAAATGGGTATACTAACAGTCACAGGTCTCAAGCGCTCAGCTTCGTCTCCGACCTCAAATTCGGGCATTACATGAAGATTCCACCACGAACCATGTTCTTAGCACAAGTTGTCGCCACCACAATCTCATGCTTTATCCAAATCACCGTCCTCAATCTCGCACTCGTCCACATCCCTGATGTCTGtgaccaacaccaacgagACCACTTTACCTGTCCCGGCGGCAGAGTCTTCTTTGCAGGTACGTCCCCTCTTCCCCCTCAGCATCCATGAAAACCTCACTCACAATTTCCCAGCCTCCGTAATTTGGGGCCTCATCGGTCCAGACCGCATGTTCTCCCCTGGCCGCATCTACTCGTCACTattcctcttcttcatcctcggcgccatcctccccatcctcatTTACTTCGGCGCCAAGCGGTATCCCAAATCTCCGCTGCAATATCTTATGGCGCCACTTATATTCGGCGGCGCAGGTGCAATCCCGCCTGCCACGCCTCTAAATTACTTCTCCTGGGGCATCGTGGGCTTCATATTTCAGTACTGGATCAAGAAGAGACACTTTGGGTGGTGGGGGCGTCTGAATTTCCTGACCTCGTGCGGTCTGGACTTGGGACTGGCACTGAGTACGCtgttcatcttctttgcgtTTAGTATGCACGGGATAGAGCCGCCCAAGTGGTGGGGGAATGAGGTCGTAGGGTCGACGATGGATGCGCAGGGGACGGCGGTGCAGGGTCGTGTTGCGAGTGGGCAGATGTTTGGGCCGAAgagttggtgatggataTGTATAGAATGAATTGGGTATGTTGATTTATTACATGGTTTGTGTAGATGACAATCGTGTTTGTAGACTGTAAGGAGTCTCATATAATAGGTTTACTCCCCAACCCAGCCTGAGTAGCTTACTGAACCCCATCCCCATGACAAGCTGTGACACCCAGATTCAGTAGATAACAGTACCGatcaagttgtcaatatCATCCACTCAGACCACCTACCCTACTACTTTCCATCACAAAACATCCCCCTCACAAACATCAAGTCGGCATTCATCTCATACCAACCAACAATCCATACCTCAGGAATGGCAAACATCCAGCGCCAAGCCATAAAGCAAGTCACCCACAATCACACAATCAGCAAACACCATCTCAAACTCCGagctccatctcctcacCGCCCCTCAGTTGACCAGGAGCACACAGACC
The genomic region above belongs to Pochonia chlamydosporia 170 chromosome 2, whole genome shotgun sequence and contains:
- a CDS encoding ubiquinol-cytochrome C chaperone (similar to Metarhizium robertsii ARSEF 23 XP_007822190.2), with product MACESCRLQTRTLLRAAMRTSSRAAPTRTLNFLRPTSSSSAVPTRFFSTSPQRRILGIGSSLGESYRVLGASEKLYKLCAQPADYHITEEARNNDQVVRLEDGEELGTPIDPDNVWHKTFGLQPSFSTWSHVTMLHLYLLQARVRCFERDTFRNWQQQLVDHFFFDCEKKMHLDHSITSSALRQRYLKDIFVQWRGLLLAYDEGLIKGDAILASAVWRNLFKGAPEVDPRALCAIVGWMRSSLASLEAASDVDFPQRAGDILGKPVDVFWRRLEEPFKKAFEGEVANEKA
- a CDS encoding small oligopeptide transporter, OPT family (similar to Neosartorya fischeri NRRL 181 XP_001260988.1), coding for MGAEDGLRRQSAESSGFDVGEGPSSRHSFSNQRSASIEGLKEHMFNWNEDHHDVDDDQTSERELLMDPVFPDDEDGEVIEMGARGARKRHEEDDSPYPEVRAAVRNYDEDVPCNTVRAWVIGLSLVGVGASMNTLFSLRQPSISIGPLVAQIIAWPIGHAWARFMPERNFTVFGSTWTLNPGPFNIKEHSIIGVMASVSFSVAYSTDIILAQRIFYKQDFGIFFQLLLTISTQSLGYGIAGTMRKFLVYPASMIWPANLVAVTMMNAMYDKNEVRDPSVLGGSMPRYRWFFLVTVVAFIYYFIPGFLAQCLSVFAFATWLAPQNPVVNQLFGGTTGLSLLPITFDWTQISGWVGSPLIPPWYAIANTLIGVVVFYVIGCSALHFSGAWYAEFLPMSDPNTYDNTGAPYNTSRVLNKDYTLDAEAYEKYSPLFISTTFAMSYGLSFAAISSLVVYTYLHNGKQIWKQYQNSSSEKPDIHMKLMKKYKEAPDWWYMGLFVVMLAMGLFTVLAYPTKLAWWAFLLAVAISFGFSLPIGIIEAVTNNRIGLNVLTEFIFGYIQPGRPLALMIFKTFGYITMSQALSFVSDLKFGHYMKIPPRTMFLAQVVATTISCFIQITVLNLALVHIPDVCDQHQRDHFTCPGGRVFFAASVIWGLIGPDRMFSPGRIYSSLFLFFILGAILPILIYFGAKRYPKSPLQYLMAPLIFGGAGAIPPATPLNYFSWGIVGFIFQYWIKKRHFGWWGRLNFLTSCGLDLGLALSTLFIFFAFSMHGIEPPKWWGNEVVGSTMDAQGTAVQGRVASGQMFGPKSW
- a CDS encoding glutathione S-transferase kappa 1 (similar to Metarhizium robertsii ARSEF 23 XP_007822191.2), whose translation is MAGGRIDCYLDIASFFSYVCFADLQPNLDKLAANGVEVEFHPVFLGGINHLSGNKPPWTLAAKAKYLTYDTARAAARVGISNYQTPPDLFERAKTQSALRAMLFIKANYPKEKFQSTLHFLLHRFWTPPNADVVDEASLRTLLAEATETPDGGAKLFTEADVTRIMDGRAAMKKKLAEDTGKAVESGAFGCPWFLVTNSKGETQPVFGSDRFNHIYMHLGIQFQDVAVLAPSSSKL
- a CDS encoding beta-ketoacyl synthase (Cem1) (similar to Neosartorya fischeri NRRL 181 XP_001260198.1) produces the protein MRRVVVTGLGAVTPLGVGIRQTWNRLLAGESGIVSVASRQPLARWKELTSTVAGVVPTGDQEGQWRSADWLSASDRRRMSTFTQYAIAASDMALKDAGWDATKLEDLEATGVCLGSGIGNLDEIYDTSLAHHADGYKKVSPLFVPKILINLAAGHIAMKYGFQGPNHAATTACTTGAHSIGDASRFIAMGDADVMVAGGSEACLHPLTFAGFGRARSLATAYNDNPPGSCRPFDADRNGFVVAEGAAVCILEELEHAKARGARIYAEVRGYGCSGDAYHMTAPREDGQGAFLSMKRALKNAGLKPSDVDYINAHATSTQVGDIAEAAAIRRIMLGEEGVATESQVTVSSTKGAIGHLLGAAGAIEALFAILSIHEGVVPATRNLHKPDVGINFNFVPLTAQEKKVQVAMSNSFGFGGTNSSLVFSKV